The stretch of DNA ACATACAAATAACCAACCCATACGATATTTACTCTTCATATTCTCTGTTCTTATGTTTATCTTTGTGTAAATATTGCAAGTTAATATCAGGCAAAAATATTTCACTACAGTCATATTTTATATATGCATCAGCAATTTTTTCTATGTAAATATCTATTGAATCAATAATTTTATAGCTTAAATTGCTAATTTTTATTCTATAATTTTTCAAACAATCTGCAAAATATTTGAACCAAGATTTAAAGTCTTCTAATTCATATTCTACAGGGCAATCTTGGAGAAAATTATAAAAATAATAGTCGACAAAAGCTCTATAAGGTTCCATTAAATCGTAAACCAAGGGTGTGCTTTTATACTTACCTATATGATGAATCCCAAGTCCTGCTATTAATCCATGAATGATTATGGAACGATAAATCATTGTATTAATAACAGCATAACCATAATTCAAACAAGCGTTTTCAAAAGACTGCGCATTTCTGTATTCTCTATTGACGTCAGCCCCTATTATACTAAAATAATTTTGCCAATATTGCCTTGCAATATTAGCTTCATTCATTAGAGGTCTATTTATAAGATTAAATAGGTTATGTTTCTCGCAACCGATTAAATTCAGGTTGGTTGCTTGGTTTAATGCTTTTTGCTTGACAATAGTTTTCCATAATTTTTTTTCAAAAGTCGTATTTTGTGCTATCTGATTATGAAAAACTTTTGTTCTTACAATCCTCTCAAGCGGTACGCTCCAACCCGTAGGCTGATAAGAATTGTTGCAATGGAGAATAACAACATTATTTTCAAGCAAAGTTGCCAAACAAAAGTTTGAAAAGGATATGCCTTGAACAGTAACAATAACGGCTCTAATATCAGAAAAAGGCATTTTGTTTATATCGCCGTTTTTATACTCGCAAAATAAAAACCCTTTTTCCACGGATAAATAACAACCCGGTGTTGTTATATGTAAAATATGATAAGTCATATTTATTTATCCTTTTTTAGCTTTTTAAATTTAACATCAGCAAGGTTTTTGGCGCTGGATAATATTTCTAACCCGGTACTACTTTCTAGCTTGACCTGACCATCACTCATCATTGTTCTCAATTTATAAATCCCTGCAGGATAATTTTTTGCACCTGCCTTAAACTCTTTAGGAATTTCAACAAGACAACCAGAGTAGAACAATTCTCCCTTATTATAAAGTTTATATCCACTATCCTGCAAAACTACCTTTACATCATCTGTTTTAATATTTGCGTAGATAGGCATAACCTTAAGCGCTCCTTTATCATTATAGTAGAGAATCTGTCCTTTATGTCCTTTGGAGTGCTTAAATTGTGATTTTACACCTTTGTTGCCATAATCACAAAATTCTCCTATTCTTTCTCTAGCGTTAGAATCTATCTCAACCTGACCTTCCGATACTATAGTTAATACTTTTTTTACAAGAGTTTTTTTAGTAGGGTGAATATAATTTTGCAGAAGATTTTTCCATTCTGTTTGGTTTGGCTTTTCTTCAAGTTTATTTAACAAATCCTCTTTTATTACTTCATCCAGAATGGATTTTATTTTTTTATCTTTGGGCTCGAAGGTCTCTATACTAATTCTTTGAGTAATATATGTTTTTCCATCTTTTATTTTTTTACCGTAAATTGTTTCCAACGGCTTAATATTACCTTTAAAAGGTTTATCATTAGAGTAAGGATATGGCATAAGTTTATCTATGGCTTCTTTTACTTGTTGAGGATTAAAGCCGTCAATAAAGTCTTTTTTGGTAGCAGCGTTATATTTAAAATCGCGAGAATAACTGATACAAATAGCATCTAAAGCATGGTGTTTGGCATTTGCACGATTTTTCTTAAAGTCGTCACCCAAAAGTGAATTTAATCTGTATTGGCTTCTGATTTTTGCGGTTAAAGCACCATTACTTGTAAATACATGCCTGTTTGAACCTTCTGTTTGAAGCCCCCATCCGAATATAAAAGCTGCTATTTGTTGCGAAATCTTTGCTATTTGTGCTGTTTCTGCCAGTGCATTATAACTGTCAATCATTTTGGCACAATCTTCAGGCTTACTTGTCAAAAGTTCAAATTTCTTTTTCCCTAATTTTGTTTTTATGGTGTTCAATCTCTCTACGTAATCATGCCAGCCTGCATCATTGTGCCTTAACCATTCATAAGGTGTTCTGACTCCTTTAGCTTGATTTTCTTCTCTGTAGCATAAAACTTTATTATAAAGAGCATCATTTCCGCCTACTGCCCTTGGATAAATATGTTCAACTTCACATGCGTCAAAATCACTTATGCCTATTGACTTCCCTGAATAAATACATCTGCCGTCTTGAGTCTTAAGTAATTTTAGTTTTAGAAAATTTTTAGAGTCAGCGTTTACATCTTTGAGTTCTTTTTTTATCTCTTCATTTTCTTTTTCATTCTTTCTTATAAAAGATTGGGCTGCTTCTGCTTTTTTCTTACCAAATAATGAATTATCCGCTCCATCTCTTATAAATTCAAATATAATTTCATCAGGAGTTCCGAATTTTTCTTTTAAATCAAGCAGAATGTTTCTTAAAATCTGCAATCTGTTTCTTACTATAGAATTTGTTATGCTTCCTATTAAAATATCCGTTTTTTCAACTTCATCAGAAGCTAATTGTGCAAATTCTTCTCTATTATCAGGGATATAAAGATTATCCCAAGTTCCGATTTTAGAAAGCATTGTCATAATTTCTTCTGCGGTGATAGGGTTAGGGGAATTGGGATTATCCATAAATTGAGAAAGTTCTATTTCCATTGGATTGTCAATACCGTCAAGAATAATTTTGTTAATAATTTTACATGCTCTTCGGCAAAAACTTGAACGCCCTGATGTATTCGCCTTCAGTGGTTCTATTTTATCTTTGATTGACTTTTTGCCTATAATCTCTTCTATTTCTTTTTTAATGATAGTTGTTTCAAGCTTACCTTTGTTTTCTTTAACTTTTTGCAGCCAATTTTCATAAATAAGCTTTATTTCTTCTGCGGTAAGTTTTTGTTTTTCGTTTAAAATATTGGTAAAACGAAGATTTTTCAATTTCATTAAAAGAACCAATGATACATTTTCAATGGTATTTGCACTGCAAACATTTCTTTTGGGCAAAAGTTTGCATTTCATTATAATTCTGTTATCAAAACGAGGGATTTTCTGCCCCAGAACGCCCTGCCAATCTCGCCGGGTTCCTCTGAATTTTTTAAATTCTGGTATCAAGAAAGAGCCGTAAGCTGCTTCATACTCACCATACAAAAAATATTCAACACTAATATGATTAAGTTGAGGAAGCTGTAATTGTGCATTTTCCCACAATTTTGTCAGTTCTTTTACTACCATACTCCGTGGTGCTACAAATTTCGTATCACGTACTTTTATTGCACCTTGAAGTGGAATGTGTTTTTTTAGTTCTGTAGAATTAGCTTCATCCCATAAACCTAACCTTATCGCCTCATAGTAACAAGGGTATTTATACTCTTCATTTTTAATCAGTTCAGCATCCCCCTGCTTGGTGTATTTTTCAACCAATTCTTTATTATCTTCTTCATCTTTTGTTTTAGAGTTTTTCCATGGTAAATCCGCATCATAGCCTCTCCTCTGAAAAGCAGAATGTAGAGCCTTGTAAATTTGCCATTCTTCAAGCGGTTTATTTTGAAGCAATGCTATTCTTAAAAGAGTAGAATTATAAATAACCTCTTCACTCTTAGCTGTAAATTCTTTTGTGAATTTTTTATCAGATTTATCTAGAGGTGTCAATCCTGCATCTTTCCATAAGTTATAAAAAAAGATTTCTCTTTCTTTATGAGCTTGTAATGTTTTATGAATTCTTCTTCGATCTCTATTTGAGGCGATTTCTGAGTGGTCTTTATCTACAATTAAGGACTGTAATTCTAAAATATTGTGTCCATCTCTTACGACAAAACCGATACCAACTTTTCCCATATCAAATGCAAAAACTTTTGTAGACATATTACACCTCAGCTATTACTAATTCGGATATATTATATACTGTAAATTGTTAAAATACAATAAAATTATAATTGTAAATCCAGTTTCCGGCATTTTCAAAAATTATTAACTTATATTACGAATATATACCAACGCAATAAAAAATAGGCAATTATTATCGCTAAATCTTTTTTATTTTTATAAGAGAGAAAATCCAAAGAGAATAAGAGAGCATGAAAAACACCAAGTTTAATTTTTTAAATACTCAAGTTCAGAAGGAACAGAGCCAGGTTACAGACAAGAATGGCACGGCGGTATCTAATCCTTCAGACAGCATGGGCAGTATTTTTTCCAGCGGAAACAACTCTGTCAATGTTAATTTTTCTCAAAGCTCAGGTTCAATGGGCGGAGTTCAAAATATCTTTTCAGGCACTGACGAAGGCGGATTTTATTCAGAAGGCAGCATTTTTGGCAATGGCTATAACAACAAAAATAATTATTCGATATTTAATAAACAAAACTACAACAGAGAAGAAGGATTGGGCATTTTAACCGAAGAAAAAGTCTTAAATCAAAAAAACTCTGACACTCCCAAAAGAACAAATCCAAAATCAGAAGGTATTGATATACCCCAAAGGGAAAATCCTTTTGCCGCCTTTAGAAATCCCGACCCCGAATTTGACAGCCAAGGCAGCATAGGTGAAAGTCTGTCATTTTTAAATCCTTCCAACTGGTTTAACAAGAATAAATAGTAACTGACAAATAACCCAAATTGCCATATAATATCAACAGGTAGTTATTCAGGCAGGATTTATGAAGCCATTAAAGCGTTCTACAATTAATTTATTATTAGTAATTGTACTGTTAATATTTGCATTTTCGGTGCTTTATATGGTTTCAACCAAATGTTTTGAAAGAACTTTTTACGACCTTTTTACTAAAATAACTGTTTCACAGTCCAAAGCTTCCGGCGATATTGTTACCGTTGTGATTGACGATGAATCTATCAAAAAAATAGGCGGTTGGCCTTGGGTAAGAACTTATTATACAGATATTTTTGAATTTTTAGAAAATTATTCCCATTCCAAACTGATTATCTTTGATGCAATCATCTCAATAAACGGGGATGCGCAGGCGGATGCACAATTTTTAAAAAACTTGAAAGGACTTGATAGCCTTATTGTCGGGATTGACTTTAACAAATCCGACAAAAGCTTTATAAGACCGCAGGATTTAGAGTACTTAAAAAAGAATTTTGCCTTAGAAATTTTAGATAACCGTTCAGAAAAATTTCAAAGACATTCCGGGTATTCGGGTTTTAACAGTTTATTGGATGATTATATTTACCATATAAATGCAGCCGGAGCTGCCACTTCTATATTGGATTCTGACGGACTTATAAGGCGTTTTGAGCCTGTAATTAACTTTCAGGGCGGCTATTACCCTTCATTACCTTTAAGCGCTTATCTTAAGCTAAATCCCGCACAGATTATTATTATAAATGACAACAATTATGAAATAGTTGATAAAGAAGGACACTCTCTAACAATTCCGTTGGTACAGGAAGCTGATTCTTCTTCCCAACTCATACATTGGTATAAGCCTTATAACAAAGAAAATTGGGGCGGGCATAAGCAGTACAAAGCCTGGGAAATACTGGAATCTTTCGAAAATATAAAAAACGGCAAACAACCTTTAGTTAATCCTGCTGAATTCAAAGATAAAATTGTTGTGATAGGAGCAACATCGCCATTTTTACACGATATAAAAAACACCCCTATTTCTCAAAATTTTCCGGGGGTTGATATTCAGGCAACTGCTGTTGACAACATGTTCAACCAAAACTTCATTAATGCTCCAAAATTATCGTTAAATTTGCTTATTTTAGGCATGACACTGCTTCTTGTACTGTTAATAACTAAATATTTTTCAAATACAACATCGGCTGTTTTAATTCTTTTATTAGCGTTCTCATATTTTTATATTGCATTATTCGCATTTTCAAAAGGGGTAATGGTGATAATAATTACGCCTTATCTGTTTGCGCTTTTAGCGTTGATTGTGCTTTACGCTTACAAATTTTCCATGGAAGACACCAAAAAGCAAAAACTCAGAGTGGCAATGGAAAAATACGTTAATACCGATATTGTAAGCGAAATCATCCAGCATTCGGAAGAGGTGAAACTCGGGGGCAAAAAGACTGAACTTACAGTACTTTTGGCAGACATAAGAGGTTTCACAAGAATATCGGAAACTTTAGAACCTGACAGAGTTTCTGACCTGTTAAACGAATATTTTGCCGAAATGCTTCCAATCATAGGAAAGCATAACGGTAATGTTAATAAGTTTATAGGTGATGCAATTTTAGCCGTATTCGGAGAATCAACCAAAGACACCAACCACCCTAAAAATGCCATAATTTGCGCTTTTGAAATGCAAGAGAGGATAAAGGAACTCAGGAAAAAATGGAAAAAAGAAAATAAACCGCTCATCGGTATAAGCATAGGTATAAATACGGGCTTGTCTTTCATTGGCAACATAGGTACAGCTGACAAAATGGAGTATACGGTTATAGGAGATACCGTCAATGTTGCTTGCAGAATAGAGGCTCAAAACAGGCACTTTAATACCCAAATTCTTATAAGTGAAACTACCTACAATCGCGTGAAAAATTTTGTAGACGTAATTAAGATAAGTGAAGTCGAAATCCGTGGAAGAGAAAAACACATTAATATTTACGAAGTTATAGATATTTTAAACAAAGATGAAACTCGCTGATAAATTAACCAATTTCAATACCATAAAAAAGGCTATAGAAATTGAGATTAAAAACAATTACATAAATATAGACGGCAAAACACAGTCTTTTGCTAAATTTATAGCAGGCGAAGTTAAAAAAATAGTTAAGCTTTTTCCTAAAGAAACCAAATGGAAAAAACTTTTAAAAAAGCTTGAATATTACCATATGGACAATGTTTCAGAAAGGATAAACAATTTAAACGAACTTATAATACTCCTTCATACACCGATAGATGAAGACGACACCATAAAAAACAACCTGTATTCCACAGACCCTGATGAAATTCCCGTAATGTACGCAAAGGGTATAGGACCCAAAGTAGCCAAAATATTAAACAGAGTAAATATTTTCACCATAAGCGACCTAATCAATTACTACCCCAAAAGATACCTTGACTACACTCAAAGAACAAAAATCTCCCAAATAGAAAATAACGAACAGGTAACAATCTTCGGCACAATTAAATCCGTGAGTATGTTCAACTCTAAGAATAAAAACTTAAGCATACTAAAAATCCTTGTTACAGACGGCAGCGGAACGCTCAGCGCAACATGGTTTTATGCAAAAGCAAACCGCAGTATGCAGGAGAGATACAAAGCCCAATACCCTAAAGGTGCAAATATAATCCTTTCAGGTATTGCAAAGCATGATAAATTCTCAAATCTGTTCGCTATAGACAGAGCGGAAGCAACAATCATAAGCGGGGATTTTGACGAAAAAGACATAATTCACAACGCAAGAATAGTACCGATATACCCTTTGTGCGAAAACCTTAATGCAAAAACTCTTCGCAAAGCCATTTTTAACTGTCTGGAACAATATTCTGATAAAATCAAAACCGTCCTCCCTCAATCAATCCTTGAAAAGCTTAATCTGTTTGATAAAAAAACAGCGATAAATCAAATCCACTTCCCGTCGGACTTTGATACTTTAGAACAAGCGCGTACCACGCTTATTTTTGAAGAGCTTTTTATACAACAGCTGAAATTTATGTTAATCAGGGAAGAAACAAAAAGATTAAAAAACACTTTGGTCATAAATATAAAAGAAGGCGGACTGGTTGACAAATTCGTAAAGTCCCTGCCTTTTACCCTTACCGAGGCTCAAAACAAAGCCTTCAACGAAATTCTAAGCGACCTTAACTCTACCGAACCTATGCAAAGGCTGCTTCAAGGCGATGTCGGCAGCGGAAAAACAGTAGTAGCTTGCATGATGCTCCTTGCTATAGTAGAAAACGGATATCAAGGCGCGATTATGGCGCCTACCGAAATTCTGGCAGAGCAGCATTATAAAAACTTTATCAACTGGCTGACACCGTTGGGTGTGAGCCTTGGGCTGTTTGTAGGCAGACACGGGATAAAAACACGACGAGAAACCCAAACCAACCTCAAAAACTCACAAACCGATATTGCAATAGGCACTCATGCCTTGATACAAACAGGAGTTGAATTTGCAAACCTTGGCGGTATAGTAATTGATGAACAGCACAGGTTTGGGGTAAGGCAAAGGAAAGAACTTTCGCAAAAAGGGCTAAATCCTCAAATGCTCACAATGACGGCTACGCCTATTCCAAGGACGTTAGCGCTGAGTGTGCATGGCGACCTTGATTTAACAATTATAGATGAGCTGCCTGCAGGCAGAAAACCCGTAAAAACCTCTCTCATAAAAGCTTCACAAAGAACAAAAACTTACGGGCTGATAAGAGAAGAAATTGAAAAAGGCAACAAGGCATATATTGTTTTTCCTCTGATAGACGAATCGGAAACATTATCGGCAAAAGCCGCCACAAAAGAAGCTAAACGTCTTGCGGAAAAAGTCTTTCCTGACCTAAAAATAGGGCTTGTCCACGGTAAACAAAAACCGCAGGAAAAAGAAGAGAATATGCTAAAGTTTAAAAACGGCGAATATCATATTCTTGTAAGCACAACCGTTATTGAGGTAGGTGTTGATATCCCCGATGCGACTGTCATGATGATTGAAAACTCCGAACGCTTCGGGCTGTCGCAATTACACCAGTTAAGGGGCAGAGTCGGCAGAAGCGATAAACAATCATATTGTATCCTCGTAAGTGATACAAACACTTCTGAAACAAAAGAGCGTTTGAACGTGCTGGTGCAGACCAATGACGGGTTTGTAATAGCGGAAAAAGACCTGCAAATACGAGGACCGGGGGAATTTTTAGGCACAAGACAAAGCGGGCTTCCCGACCTTCTTATTGCAGACATTGTAAGAGATACAAAAATTTTAGAGATGGCAAGAGAAGAAGCAATAAATTTCTTAAAAACGGACAATCTCTTAAAATACTCCAATCTGAACAAAATCATCCAAAAACAAATTGAAGATATGAAATCTTTTATTAATGCGGGTTAATTTAATAGGCAAAAAATTTTTTATATTGTAAAATAAAACCTATGAGCAGAAAATATGACATAGTAATAATAGGTTCAGGTCCCGCAGGGTATACAAGCGCAATAAGAGCCTCGCAATTAGGGGCAAAAACAGCTGTTATTGAAGCGGGTTTTGTTGGCGGAGTTTGCTTAAACAGAGGGTGTATACCGAGCAAGTCGATGCTTTTTCAAACCCAAAAATTTGCAGATTGCAAAAGCCTCGATAAGTATGGCATAAGCATAGAAAATTTATCGTTTGATTTTGCCAAAATGCTTGAAAACCGCACCACTACCATCGAAAAAATCAGGAAAAGCCTCGAAAATACAATTACTTCAAACGGCGCTGAAATTATATGCGGTATGGCAAAACTTGATGAGAACGGAAGACTTTTTGTAAAAGATGAACAAATAGAATACGGTAAGTTAATCATAGCCACGGGGGCTAAACCGAGACCATTGCCTGGTATGCCTTTTGATAATCATTTTATTATCAACTCGGATACAATGCTTTGTCTTAAAGAAATGCCCGAAACAACATTTATTATAGGCAGCGGCGCAATAGGCATAGAATGGGCAAGAATTTTGTCCGCTATGGGGAAAAAAGTGATAATAATGGAACTTGCCGACAGGTTAGCTCCTTTTACAGATGAAAACGTATCTAAGTACGTTGAGCGTATAATGAAAAAGCAGCGGATAGAATTTTATACCTCAACTTCAATAAAATCAATAGAAGACAGAAAAGTTATTTTATCAAACGATAAAGAGTTTGAAGTCGATAAAATCCTTGTAGCGGTAGGGAGGATTCCCAATCTGATGGGGATTGACAAGCCGGGATTTGAAACAGACAGAGGCTTTATAAAAACGGATGAAAATTTTAAAACAAATCTTGATAACGTCTATGCAATAGGCGATATAACAGGCATACAAATGCTTGCCCATACTGCATCTTATCAGGCAATGCAATTGATTGAACATTTACTTCTAAATAAACCCGTCGAAATAAACTACAAAAATGTACCTTACATTGTATACGGCAAACCGGAAATAGCTTGTGTAGGCTACACGGAAGCCAAATTAAAAGCTGAAAATATTGAATATGAAGCTATACAATTGCCGCTTACCATTAGCGCCAAAGCTTATATTGACGGCGAAACAGACTCAATGGTCAAAATCCTTGTATCAAATGACTTAATCGTAGGAGCTGCTATTATTGCAAATGATGCTTCTGCCTTGCTCCAACAGCTTACTATTGCAATGGACAGAAAAATAAAAGTTTCAGAATTGATAGAAGTCGTTTTCCCTCACCCCACCACCTCAGAGGCTTTGCTTGAAGCGCTTGCAAGTTTTCACAATAAATCCCTGCATGTAAGAAAGGTTTAAAGAATGCAAACACAAAGCAGACAACGACTTCCGCAATGGCTGAGAAGAGGCGTAATTGAATGCGACAGCACAAAAATTGTACGGGATATTTTAAAAGAAAATAATCTTAATACTGTTTGTGATTCCGCCAGATGTCCTAACAAAGCCGAGTGTTTCTCAAAAAAAACAGCTACTTTTATGATTATGGGCAAAAACTGCACCCGCGGCTGCCGGTTTTGTGCGGTAAATCATACAAAACCGGAACCGCTAGACGAAAACGAACCTCTCAATATCGCTCTTGCAGTGCAAAAGTTAAGCCTTCTGTATGCGGTAATCACATCTGTTACCAGAGATGACTTGCCTGACGGCGGAGCGGAGCATTTTTTGAAAACCATTATAAAAGTAAACGAACTGAACCCCGATGTAAAAATAGAGGTTTTAACTCCTGATTTCAAAGGTGATACAACCTCCATTGATACGGTAATAAATTCGCCGCTGTCTGTTTTCAACCATAACCTTGAAACAACAAAAAGGCTTCACAAAACTATCCGTCCACAGGCCGGTTATGAGCGTTCGTTGGAAGTTCTTCGTTATGTCAAACAAACTCGTCCCGACCTGAAAACCAAGACAGGTTTAATGGTTGGTTTAGGTGAAACTTTTGATGAGCTTGAAGAAATCTTCAAAGACCTAAAATCAATCAACTGCGATATTGTGACAATAGGGCAGTATATACAGCCGTCAAAAAATAATGTTGAAGTCGTAAGATATGTGGAGCCGCAAGAATTTGAAGAACTGGAAAAACTCGCCAAATCTATCGGTATCAAATACACCTTTTTTGCCCCTTTAGCCAGAAGTTCATATCGTGCAAAAGAAGTCTTTGAATAAAACTAAACAGCTATTTTAATAATGACTTTTTTTACTTTTTTGGCAGTGTCAATCTGCTGAGAAGGTAAGTGGGCATCTTGCGGGAAAAATATTAGAAAATCACCCTCTGACGCCTCACAAAAATCACACTTGCCTTCGTAAAAAATCAAATCAGTTTCTTCATTATAGTCACAGACGGGTTTCAAGCCATCCAAAGGGCAAAACCCAAAACGCTCTGCGCCTGTAATCATAAACTGGATATCAATATATTTTCTGTGGGATTCTATATTATCAGAGAGTTTTGTTTCATACTCCTGAACGTTCATAAAAACATCATCACCGTCTATAACGTATTTGCCTGAAGGTACATCCTTCAA from Candidatus Gastranaerophilales bacterium encodes:
- the cas1 gene encoding type II CRISPR-associated endonuclease Cas1, which encodes MTYHILHITTPGCYLSVEKGFLFCEYKNGDINKMPFSDIRAVIVTVQGISFSNFCLATLLENNVVILHCNNSYQPTGWSVPLERIVRTKVFHNQIAQNTTFEKKLWKTIVKQKALNQATNLNLIGCEKHNLFNLINRPLMNEANIARQYWQNYFSIIGADVNREYRNAQSFENACLNYGYAVINTMIYRSIIIHGLIAGLGIHHIGKYKSTPLVYDLMEPYRAFVDYYFYNFLQDCPVEYELEDFKSWFKYFADCLKNYRIKISNLSYKIIDSIDIYIEKIADAYIKYDCSEIFLPDINLQYLHKDKHKNREYEE
- a CDS encoding HNH endonuclease domain-containing protein, whose product is MSTKVFAFDMGKVGIGFVVRDGHNILELQSLIVDKDHSEIASNRDRRRIHKTLQAHKEREIFFYNLWKDAGLTPLDKSDKKFTKEFTAKSEEVIYNSTLLRIALLQNKPLEEWQIYKALHSAFQRRGYDADLPWKNSKTKDEEDNKELVEKYTKQGDAELIKNEEYKYPCYYEAIRLGLWDEANSTELKKHIPLQGAIKVRDTKFVAPRSMVVKELTKLWENAQLQLPQLNHISVEYFLYGEYEAAYGSFLIPEFKKFRGTRRDWQGVLGQKIPRFDNRIIMKCKLLPKRNVCSANTIENVSLVLLMKLKNLRFTNILNEKQKLTAEEIKLIYENWLQKVKENKGKLETTIIKKEIEEIIGKKSIKDKIEPLKANTSGRSSFCRRACKIINKIILDGIDNPMEIELSQFMDNPNSPNPITAEEIMTMLSKIGTWDNLYIPDNREEFAQLASDEVEKTDILIGSITNSIVRNRLQILRNILLDLKEKFGTPDEIIFEFIRDGADNSLFGKKKAEAAQSFIRKNEKENEEIKKELKDVNADSKNFLKLKLLKTQDGRCIYSGKSIGISDFDACEVEHIYPRAVGGNDALYNKVLCYREENQAKGVRTPYEWLRHNDAGWHDYVERLNTIKTKLGKKKFELLTSKPEDCAKMIDSYNALAETAQIAKISQQIAAFIFGWGLQTEGSNRHVFTSNGALTAKIRSQYRLNSLLGDDFKKNRANAKHHALDAICISYSRDFKYNAATKKDFIDGFNPQQVKEAIDKLMPYPYSNDKPFKGNIKPLETIYGKKIKDGKTYITQRISIETFEPKDKKIKSILDEVIKEDLLNKLEEKPNQTEWKNLLQNYIHPTKKTLVKKVLTIVSEGQVEIDSNARERIGEFCDYGNKGVKSQFKHSKGHKGQILYYNDKGALKVMPIYANIKTDDVKVVLQDSGYKLYNKGELFYSGCLVEIPKEFKAGAKNYPAGIYKLRTMMSDGQVKLESSTGLEILSSAKNLADVKFKKLKKDK
- a CDS encoding adenylate/guanylate cyclase domain-containing protein, coding for MKPLKRSTINLLLVIVLLIFAFSVLYMVSTKCFERTFYDLFTKITVSQSKASGDIVTVVIDDESIKKIGGWPWVRTYYTDIFEFLENYSHSKLIIFDAIISINGDAQADAQFLKNLKGLDSLIVGIDFNKSDKSFIRPQDLEYLKKNFALEILDNRSEKFQRHSGYSGFNSLLDDYIYHINAAGAATSILDSDGLIRRFEPVINFQGGYYPSLPLSAYLKLNPAQIIIINDNNYEIVDKEGHSLTIPLVQEADSSSQLIHWYKPYNKENWGGHKQYKAWEILESFENIKNGKQPLVNPAEFKDKIVVIGATSPFLHDIKNTPISQNFPGVDIQATAVDNMFNQNFINAPKLSLNLLILGMTLLLVLLITKYFSNTTSAVLILLLAFSYFYIALFAFSKGVMVIIITPYLFALLALIVLYAYKFSMEDTKKQKLRVAMEKYVNTDIVSEIIQHSEEVKLGGKKTELTVLLADIRGFTRISETLEPDRVSDLLNEYFAEMLPIIGKHNGNVNKFIGDAILAVFGESTKDTNHPKNAIICAFEMQERIKELRKKWKKENKPLIGISIGINTGLSFIGNIGTADKMEYTVIGDTVNVACRIEAQNRHFNTQILISETTYNRVKNFVDVIKISEVEIRGREKHINIYEVIDILNKDETR
- the recG gene encoding ATP-dependent DNA helicase RecG translates to MKLADKLTNFNTIKKAIEIEIKNNYINIDGKTQSFAKFIAGEVKKIVKLFPKETKWKKLLKKLEYYHMDNVSERINNLNELIILLHTPIDEDDTIKNNLYSTDPDEIPVMYAKGIGPKVAKILNRVNIFTISDLINYYPKRYLDYTQRTKISQIENNEQVTIFGTIKSVSMFNSKNKNLSILKILVTDGSGTLSATWFYAKANRSMQERYKAQYPKGANIILSGIAKHDKFSNLFAIDRAEATIISGDFDEKDIIHNARIVPIYPLCENLNAKTLRKAIFNCLEQYSDKIKTVLPQSILEKLNLFDKKTAINQIHFPSDFDTLEQARTTLIFEELFIQQLKFMLIREETKRLKNTLVINIKEGGLVDKFVKSLPFTLTEAQNKAFNEILSDLNSTEPMQRLLQGDVGSGKTVVACMMLLAIVENGYQGAIMAPTEILAEQHYKNFINWLTPLGVSLGLFVGRHGIKTRRETQTNLKNSQTDIAIGTHALIQTGVEFANLGGIVIDEQHRFGVRQRKELSQKGLNPQMLTMTATPIPRTLALSVHGDLDLTIIDELPAGRKPVKTSLIKASQRTKTYGLIREEIEKGNKAYIVFPLIDESETLSAKAATKEAKRLAEKVFPDLKIGLVHGKQKPQEKEENMLKFKNGEYHILVSTTVIEVGVDIPDATVMMIENSERFGLSQLHQLRGRVGRSDKQSYCILVSDTNTSETKERLNVLVQTNDGFVIAEKDLQIRGPGEFLGTRQSGLPDLLIADIVRDTKILEMAREEAINFLKTDNLLKYSNLNKIIQKQIEDMKSFINAG
- the lpdA gene encoding dihydrolipoyl dehydrogenase, which translates into the protein MSRKYDIVIIGSGPAGYTSAIRASQLGAKTAVIEAGFVGGVCLNRGCIPSKSMLFQTQKFADCKSLDKYGISIENLSFDFAKMLENRTTTIEKIRKSLENTITSNGAEIICGMAKLDENGRLFVKDEQIEYGKLIIATGAKPRPLPGMPFDNHFIINSDTMLCLKEMPETTFIIGSGAIGIEWARILSAMGKKVIIMELADRLAPFTDENVSKYVERIMKKQRIEFYTSTSIKSIEDRKVILSNDKEFEVDKILVAVGRIPNLMGIDKPGFETDRGFIKTDENFKTNLDNVYAIGDITGIQMLAHTASYQAMQLIEHLLLNKPVEINYKNVPYIVYGKPEIACVGYTEAKLKAENIEYEAIQLPLTISAKAYIDGETDSMVKILVSNDLIVGAAIIANDASALLQQLTIAMDRKIKVSELIEVVFPHPTTSEALLEALASFHNKSLHVRKV
- the lipA gene encoding lipoyl synthase gives rise to the protein MQTQSRQRLPQWLRRGVIECDSTKIVRDILKENNLNTVCDSARCPNKAECFSKKTATFMIMGKNCTRGCRFCAVNHTKPEPLDENEPLNIALAVQKLSLLYAVITSVTRDDLPDGGAEHFLKTIIKVNELNPDVKIEVLTPDFKGDTTSIDTVINSPLSVFNHNLETTKRLHKTIRPQAGYERSLEVLRYVKQTRPDLKTKTGLMVGLGETFDELEEIFKDLKSINCDIVTIGQYIQPSKNNVEVVRYVEPQEFEELEKLAKSIGIKYTFFAPLARSSYRAKEVFE
- a CDS encoding YhcH/YjgK/YiaL family protein; this encodes MIKDSIKNAKYYYGLSPRIKQALKYLEANDLKDVPSGKYVIDGDDVFMNVQEYETKLSDNIESHRKYIDIQFMITGAERFGFCPLDGLKPVCDYNEETDLIFYEGKCDFCEASEGDFLIFFPQDAHLPSQQIDTAKKVKKVIIKIAV